Proteins encoded in a region of the Canis lupus familiaris isolate Mischka breed German Shepherd chromosome 1, alternate assembly UU_Cfam_GSD_1.0, whole genome shotgun sequence genome:
- the PVR gene encoding poliovirus receptor — translation MWPPPLWLLPLLPLLLWAPTEAGPVTVGVLAPAQVHGLLGNTAELSCQLPPLEHGVHVTQVTWTRRDAAGEDFNVAVFHPTQGPSFPEPGRLEFVAARPGEELRDGSLALRGLRADDEANYTCRFAMFPEGSRSAHTWLRVLAQPENKAESEEVLFSPLSPEPVPVARCVSSEGRPPARISWPHLDGQANESQVPGHLPGTFTVISLLTLIPSSKVDGKNVTCRVEHESLKKPVLLPVTLAVPYPPEVSISGYDGTLYMGHSEVTLSCDVRSKPEPTGYNWSTTVGPLPPSAVAQGSQLLIHTVDESINTTFICRVSNALGTGQAELSILVREKPPNKHGLSTVTIIICGAVAGIIVVLGLLLYFLLYRRPRQNQRSSTANGHVIYTAVNPDASSSQDPQTNSPR, via the exons ATGTGGCCGCCGCCGCTGtggctgctgccgctgctgccgctgctgctctGGGCACCCACGGAAGCCG GGCCCGTGACAGTGGGTGTGCTGGCGCCGGCGCAGGTACATGGCCTCCTGGGCAACACTGCAGAGTTGTCCTGCCAACTGCCGCCACTGGAGCATGGGGTGCACGTGACACAGGTGACCTGGACCCGGCGGGATGCGGCAGGAGAGGACTTCAATGTGGCGGTCTTCCACCCCACGCAGGGCCCCAGCTTCCCGGAGCCTGGGCGGTTGGAGTTTGTGGCCGCCAGGCCCGGTGAGGAGCTGCGGGACGGGTCACTGGCCCTGCGGGGACTGCGCGCAGATGATGAAGCCAACTACACCTGCCGCTTTGCCATGTTCCCCGAGGGCAGCAGGAGTGCCCATACCTGGCTCCGGGTGTTGG CCCAGCCCGAGAACAAGGCTGAGTCCGAGGAGGTCCTGTTCAGCCcgctcagcccagagcctgtgCCCGTGGCCCGCTGCGTCTCCAGTGAGGGTCGCCCACCCGCCCGCATCTCCTGGCCACACCTGGACGGCCAGGCCAATGAGAGCCAGGTGCCTGGACACCTGCCTGGCACGTTCACCGTCATCAGCCTCTTAACCTTGATCCCCTCGAGCAAGGTGGACGGCAAGAATGTCACCTGCAGAGTGGAACATGAGAGCTTGAAGAAGCCCGTCCTGCTGCCCGTGACTCTCGCTGTGCCTT ACCCTCCCGAAGTCTCCATCTCCGGCTATGATGGCACTTTATACATGGGCCACAGTGAGGTCACTCTGAGCTGTGACGTCCGCAGCAAACCGGAGCCCACAGGCTATAACTGGAGCAC GACTGTGGGTCCCCTGCCGCCCTCTGCTGTGGCCCAGGGCTCGCAGCTCCTGATCCATACCGTGGACGAGTCAATCAACACGACTTTCATCTGCCGTGTCAGCAACGCCCTAGGGACTGGCCAGGCAGAACTGAGCATCCTGGTCAGAG AAAAACCTCCCAACAAGCACGGCTTGTCCACTGTGACCATCATCATTTGTGGAGCTGTGGCCGGGATCATTGTGGTCCTGGGGTTGCTGTTATATTTCTTGCTGTACAGACGCCCCC GTCAGAACCAACGCAGCTCCACTGCTAATGGC CATGTCATCTATACAGCTGTGAACCCTGATGCCAGCTCCTCCCAGGATCCACAGACAAACAGCCCCAGGTGA